One window from the genome of Rhodopseudomonas sp. P2A-2r encodes:
- a CDS encoding filamentous haemagglutinin family protein: MPTSKLQSFGGGILSVGNQRNPYLPAEGADINVAFGAGKGADYAGLREAYVAPGSAANALGDYSAKLVSWMRSNARTELLRAYNTTDVSADDAYAVFVTLPQLRQRAFLIKQVYFNELAATADPKGVSYLKYSRGYAAVNTLFPASLGYTANGLTGGAGDSALVSTGDLDLRLAAIETMFGGDISILGPGGRVIAGSVVATSQQAARRTFDGGRLFSGGAALAAGLPTTIRSIPTGYEGVLTLRGGDIYTFTDSDFLLNQSRLFTEQGGDIVMWSSNADLNAGQGAKTSANFPPIVAHIDQNADMTVDVLGGVTGAGIAALQSTPTARKSKVYLIAPRGTVNAGDAGLRVSGDLSIAALRIVNADNIKVGGVTTGVPTVQAPNIVALTESSNATAATQQATSPTPAKNDNPSVIIVEVLGYGGGDNNSEEERRQKANEKRSDLTVPNRTASYDTGSAVQVLGDGALGEADSRYLTLEERRKLSPLVVVQP; encoded by the coding sequence GTGCCGACGAGTAAGTTGCAGAGTTTCGGCGGCGGCATCCTGTCGGTCGGCAACCAGCGCAATCCCTATCTGCCGGCTGAAGGCGCCGACATAAATGTGGCGTTCGGCGCCGGCAAGGGCGCCGATTACGCCGGGCTGCGCGAGGCCTATGTGGCGCCCGGCAGCGCCGCCAACGCGCTCGGCGACTACAGCGCCAAGCTTGTGTCCTGGATGCGAAGCAATGCCAGGACCGAGCTGCTCCGCGCCTACAACACCACCGACGTCAGTGCCGACGACGCCTATGCGGTGTTCGTCACCCTGCCGCAGCTGCGGCAGCGCGCCTTCCTGATCAAGCAGGTTTACTTCAACGAACTGGCTGCGACCGCCGATCCGAAGGGCGTGTCCTATCTGAAATATTCCCGCGGCTATGCCGCGGTGAACACGCTGTTCCCGGCGTCCCTTGGCTACACCGCCAACGGCCTGACCGGCGGCGCCGGCGACAGCGCGCTGGTCTCCACCGGCGATCTCGACCTGCGGCTGGCTGCGATCGAGACCATGTTCGGCGGAGACATCAGCATTCTCGGCCCCGGCGGCCGGGTGATCGCCGGCTCGGTGGTCGCCACCAGCCAGCAGGCGGCGCGGCGCACCTTTGACGGCGGCCGGCTGTTCTCGGGCGGCGCCGCTTTGGCTGCCGGTCTTCCGACCACAATCCGCAGCATTCCGACGGGCTACGAAGGCGTGCTAACGCTGCGCGGCGGCGATATCTACACGTTTACCGACAGCGATTTCCTGCTCAATCAGAGCCGGCTGTTCACCGAGCAGGGCGGCGACATCGTGATGTGGTCGTCGAACGCCGACCTCAACGCCGGCCAGGGTGCCAAGACTAGCGCAAACTTCCCGCCGATCGTGGCGCATATCGACCAGAATGCCGACATGACGGTCGATGTGCTCGGCGGCGTTACCGGTGCCGGCATCGCCGCGCTGCAATCGACGCCCACTGCGCGCAAGTCCAAGGTCTACTTGATCGCGCCGCGTGGCACGGTGAACGCCGGCGACGCCGGGCTGCGGGTCTCGGGCGATCTGTCGATCGCGGCGCTGCGGATCGTCAATGCCGACAATATCAAGGTCGGCGGCGTGACCACCGGCGTTCCAACCGTACAGGCGCCCAATATCGTCGCACTGACTGAAAGCTCCAATGCGACGGCCGCAACCCAGCAGGCAACGTCACCCACGCCCGCGAAGAACGACAATCCCTCGGTGATCATCGTCGAAGTGCTCGGCTACGGCGGCGGCGACAACAACTCCGAGGAAGAGCGACGTCAGAAGGCCAACGAGAAACGATCGGACCTGACCGTGCCAAACCGGACAGCCAGCTATGATACGGGAAGTGCGGTTCAGGTGCTGGGCGACGGCGCGCTGGGGGAGGCGGACAGCAGATATCTGACTCTGGAAGAACGCCGCAAACTTTCGCCTCTTGTCGTCGTGCAGCCCTGA
- a CDS encoding STN domain-containing protein: MLAVVCALSVGAVSAQQAVSLDIPAQPLARALFSFSAATGVEVLVDARHAAGRRSFPVKGAMPPRQALTLLLTGSNLIAREYAPGTITLSATEPTAPSATVEAYFAEIQRAVRLGLCSDAVTAPGHYRLALKLWIGPGGEIVRSKRLDTTGDDARDLAVDVAMSKITIGTPPPAEFSQPVALVVSRATRTTAALVPSARPLCAVLRIADSASSWPIPLPPCFASC, encoded by the coding sequence ATGCTGGCGGTTGTTTGTGCCTTGTCAGTCGGTGCGGTGTCTGCCCAGCAGGCCGTGAGCCTTGACATTCCGGCGCAGCCCTTGGCGAGGGCGCTCTTTTCGTTTAGTGCGGCCACTGGCGTCGAGGTTCTGGTCGATGCGCGACATGCGGCCGGTCGTCGGTCTTTTCCCGTCAAGGGTGCCATGCCGCCGCGCCAAGCCCTGACACTGTTGCTGACAGGATCGAACCTGATCGCGCGCGAATATGCGCCGGGGACGATCACGTTGAGCGCTACCGAACCGACAGCGCCATCGGCAACCGTCGAGGCTTATTTTGCGGAAATTCAGCGCGCTGTGCGACTGGGCCTGTGCAGCGATGCCGTCACGGCGCCCGGTCACTACCGGTTGGCGCTCAAGCTGTGGATCGGACCGGGCGGCGAGATCGTACGCTCGAAACGGCTCGACACGACCGGGGATGACGCTCGCGATCTTGCGGTCGACGTGGCGATGTCGAAAATAACAATCGGAACGCCTCCGCCTGCGGAATTTTCGCAGCCGGTTGCGCTGGTGGTTTCCCGGGCTACACGCACGACAGCGGCCCTTGTGCCGTCGGCGCGCCCGCTTTGTGCCGTGCTTCGAATCGCTGACAGCGCATCTTCATGGCCGATTCCGCTCCCACCTTGCTTCGCCAGCTGTTGA